ACCAGCGCTCGTGCTCCTGACCGGTGTCGAGGAAGAGCACCCGCCCGGTCGCGCGGTCGAGGAGCCGGACCAGCTCCACCTCGTCGCAGCTGCCGCGCCCGAGCACGAAGTGGTGCAGCAGGCTGAAGCACGACACGACGTCCCAGGTCTCGCGGGTGCCCCGCAGCAGCTGGACCGCGTCGCCGATCCGGATGCGCTCCGGGTCGAGGCCGTAGACGAGCCGCCCGAGCGTCGCCCCCAGTGGGTCCCGCTCCATCCCCTCGGCCTCGAAGCCCAGACTGCCCATCTGTGCGACGAACCACCCGTAGCAGCTGGCGACGTCGAGATAGCTCCCGGCGAGCGTGGGACCGATCGCCCGGCGCAGGAACGCGTCCATCGCCTCGAGCCGGTCGACGCAGCAGCGCACCGTCGGCCACTGCGCGGCGAGCTCCGGCGCGTCCACGGGCTGGTAGAGCTGGCGCCCGCCGTCGAGCCACGTCATCCGCCCCAGCAGATCCTGCAGCGGCGTGGTCACCGTGCCACGGCGGACCCGCACCGGGAGCGTCACCGCCCCCTCGGCGGCGGCGCGCGCCACCCGGTGGTGGCCGTCGAGGACCTGGTAGCAGTCGGAGTGGGCGATCGGTACGACGAGCACCGGCTGCCCCGGTGGCGAGTGCAGGTCGCCCGGCGCCGGCGCAGCCTCCCCCGTCTCGCCGGCGGCGAGGAACCCCCGCGCCTGCGTGAGGATCCCGCTCGCGTCCTGGGCCGCGAAGTAGCGGCCGGTGCGCCGGATGCAGGTCCGCGCCATCCGCGCGTACGGCGTGGCCAGCAGCTGCGCGTCGGACAGGCCGCCGTGCCGGTCGGCGAGGGCGAGCAGCCCCGCGTGCGGGCCCTCCACCACCCGCCGCGAGGGCCACAACGGGTCCTCCACCGCGGTGGCGAACGTGGTCGCGCTCATGCCGTTCTGGCCGCCGAGCAGGAGCTTGGCCACCGGCACCTCGCGCAGTCCCGGCCGCCACCGGGTCACCCGGGCCAGCCGGTGCCGGCCGGCCGCAGTGAGCCGGGGGCGGTGCAGGAGATCGGTCATTTCGTGCCTCGATCCGTGGTGGGGCGTCGTTGCGAGCGGCGCCAGAGGGGTGCGTCGGCAAGGCGCCGACGCGAAGGTGGACTGGGCGTCTGTCGAGCGACGGCAACGCCGCCGACGGGCCGCTCGGGTGTCGCGTCGCAGGCGCCCGGCCGCGGATCGCGGCACGAGGCTTCCTCTCGCCAGCTGGGTGTCCTGCCGAGGAGCTCGGCCAGGGCGGCGTCGGGACCGTCGAAGCGGCGGCGCAGAGCGGCCGCCAGGTCGGGCGGCAGCGGGTCGCCGGGCCGCTCGTTCCAGCGCCCGACCTCGTCGGGCCGGTGGACGGTCAGGCCGAGCCGCCGCTGGAGGTCGACGTAGACCCCCACCGGATCGGCGAACAGGGCGCCGGCGTCGACCACGTGCACCCGCTCGCGGCCGAGGGCCGTGACGTAGCGGGCGAGCTGGACGGCGTACTCGCCCCGCTGCAGGTAGGCGTGGTGGCGGTGGGCGAAGCTGGCCGCGCCCGGGTCCGTGACGAGCAGGTGCGCCTGGCCGGCGGTGCGCACGGCCTCCAGCGCGACCGCGTCGGCGAAGGGCAGGTTCTCGAAGCCGCGGGCGCTCTCGTGGCGGTGGGCGGAGTGGGCGCGGGCCACGGGATCGCGGACCAGGGCGACGACCTGGCAGCCCGGCAGGTCGCGGGCGAGCCGGTCGGCGGCGAGCGGGTGGAAGAGGTAGTAGCCGCTGCACTCGAAGGTACGCCGACCGCGTGCGGTCCGGCGCAGTGGGAAGTGCGCGCGGTACCAGCGCCGGCCGTGCCGGTAGCCGTCGTCGAAGTAGCCGGTGCCCTTGTCCACCGTCGGCCGGCACAGGTCGGGGTGCTCGCTGAGCAACCGGAACAGGGTCGTGGTCCCGGCCCGCTGGGCACCGACGACGACGATGTCCGGCTCCTGGCGCAGGTCGGCCGTCAGCCAGCCCCAGGCCAACAGCACGGCCCGGGCGGCACGGCGCAGCGGCGGCGGGAGCACCGGGCGCAGCCGGCCGGCCAGGGCACGGATCATGCCGCCACCGCCAGGCTCCGGGCCGGACGCAGCCCGGCGGCGAACACGTCGACGGCCAGCCGGGCGCGCAGCCGCCAGACGACGGCGGCGTACCCACCGCCGGCGAGGACGCAGGCCACGAGCCAGGCCGACGGCGAGAGGCCGGCCAGCCCGGCGAGGGCGACTGGCAGGCCGACGCAGCCGACCGGCAGCGCCGCGGCGAGGAGCAGCGGACCGATCCGCGGCGCCAGCCCGATCTCCGCGCGGAGCTGGACGACGGCGAGCAGGCAGCGGACCACCACGGC
This region of Nocardioides sp. L-11A genomic DNA includes:
- a CDS encoding sulfotransferase — protein: MIRALAGRLRPVLPPPLRRAARAVLLAWGWLTADLRQEPDIVVVGAQRAGTTTLFRLLSEHPDLCRPTVDKGTGYFDDGYRHGRRWYRAHFPLRRTARGRRTFECSGYYLFHPLAADRLARDLPGCQVVALVRDPVARAHSAHRHESARGFENLPFADAVALEAVRTAGQAHLLVTDPGAASFAHRHHAYLQRGEYAVQLARYVTALGRERVHVVDAGALFADPVGVYVDLQRRLGLTVHRPDEVGRWNERPGDPLPPDLAAALRRRFDGPDAALAELLGRTPSWREEASCRDPRPGACDATPERPVGGVAVARQTPSPPSRRRLADAPLWRRSQRRPTTDRGTK